The following proteins are encoded in a genomic region of Neurospora crassa OR74A linkage group VI, whole genome shotgun sequence:
- a CDS encoding NAD-binding Rossmann fold oxidoreductase: MVGIALLGAGIFAREQHLPAIESVPSLSLKAIYSRSESSANTLASAASSPVDVYYDVPTAGSGSGEAANVEKTLDALLARTDIDAVVIALPILAQPAVIEKALKAGKHVLSEKPVAKDVEEAKRLVGFYEALDLDNNKKKPLWAVAENFRYTPSLLKAAEKVKEIGGKLTTFRLNMNGWVEEGNKYFKTEWRKVPSYQGGFLLDGGVHFIAGLRLLLSELNQEITHVAGFSALLEERLLPVDTVHAVALTNDGKSGTISISFGTQFKTGLEVEVVTTQGSVYWNPTQIKTKTKEGEETEEFEKSTGVKEEMAAFAKAIEKGQTEKEQTPEEALKDLEVVQRLLESGEGKGIVKAVEA; the protein is encoded by the exons ATGGTCGGAATCGCTCTGCTAGGCGCTGGCATTTTTGCCCGGGAGC AACACCTCCCCGCAATCGAATCCgttccctccctctctctcaaAGCCATCTACTCCCGCTCCGAATCCTCCGCCAACACGCTCGCCTCGGCCGCCTCGTCTCCCGTAGACGTCTACTACGACGTGCCCACcgccggctccggctccggcgaAGCCGCCAATGTAGAGAAAACTCTCGACGCTTTGCTCGCCCGCACCGACATCGACGCCGTCGTCATCGCCCTGCCTATCCTCGCGCAGCCGGCTGTCATCGAAAAGGCGCTCAAAGCCGGCAAACATGTGTTGAGCGAGAAGCCGGTGGCCAAGGATGTGGAAGAGGCGAAGCGGTTGGTTGGATTCTATGAGGCGCTGGACCTGGACAACAATAAGAAGAAGCCGTTGTGGGCGGTGGCGGAGAATTTCAGGTATACGCCTAGTCTGCTGAAGGCGGCggagaaggtgaaggagATTGGGGGCAAGTTGACTACGTTCCGATTGAACATGAatgggtgggtggaggagggaaacaAGTATTTCAAGACTGAGt GGCGCAAAGTCCCCTCCTACCAGGGCGGTTTCCTCCTCGACGGCGGTGTCCACTTCATTGCCGGCCTGCGCCTCTTGCTCTCCGAACTCAACCAAGAAATTACCCACGTCGCTGGCTTCAGCGCCCTCCTGGAGGAACGCCTGCTCCCCGTCGACACGGTGCACGCCGTTGCTTTGACCAACGACGGAAAGTCGGGAACCATCAGCATCTCGTTCGGCACCCAGTTCAAGACCGGACTCGAGGTCGAGGTAGTCACGACCCAGGGATCCGTTTACTGGAACCCGACCCAGATCAAGACCAAGACGAAGGAAGGtgaggagacggaggagtTTGAGAAGAGTACCGGTGTTAAGGAGGAGATGGCGGCGTTCGCTAAGGCGATTGAGAAGGGACAGACGGAGAAGGAGCAGACGCCTGAGGAGGCGCTGAAGGATTTGGAGGTGGTGCAGAGGTTGTTGGAGTCGGGTGAGGGGAAGGGCATTGTCAAGGCCGTTGAGGCGTGA
- a CDS encoding integral membrane protein, with protein MEAPNPAEMTHLFGTKYFEPKGIVKTHLIINVCLVALTLGVIGLRMFARFLSGAKLWWDDWLILAAVPQGIGMLIIQGCWIGMGVGYPFAETYMNLVPILKLLVSYELIFATCISTVKLSVMFFYLRVFVNDGLRTATKIAMTFVLLWSTGNILQVFLICRPFRAAYDPMSAPDAVCGSQKASFIAIGAFNVVTDMVILTLPLPTVWGLKMSWTARAGLTGVFLIGLLTSVVAIIRIVTLVGLDMNNLTGTMIYADFWSTVEPNLAILCVSMPMLGSLWARCTTRRGTTKLGPSNSDGTATFGGTKNSGFNRLKNNSHLAEEDNIGLENLYASNKDVHHQSAVAASGEKEHRGHHNRLGNLSRDDGSEVELTAEPGSFKDPGVITVQTKWTISVDQNQ; from the exons ATGGAGGCCCCTAACCCCGCCGAGATGACGCACCTGTTCGGCACAAAATACTTTGAGCCCAAGGGCATAGTCAAGACGCACTTGATCATCAACGTCTGTTTGGTGGCATTGACACTAGGAGTCATTGGATTGCGCATGTTTGCTCGATTCCTGTCTGGAGCCAAGCTGTGGTGGGACGACTGGCTCATTCTTGCTGCCGTGCCTCAAG GTATTGGAATGCTTATCATCCAAGGCTGTT GGATTGGAATGGGTGTCGGCTATCCCTTCGCGGAAACCTACATGAACCTGGTCCCTATCCTCAAGCTGTTGGTCTCGTACGAACTCATCTTTGCCACATGCATCAGCACCGTCAAGCTGTCCGTCATGTTCTTCTACTTGCGCGTCTTCGTCAACGATGGCCTGCGCACTGCTACCAAGATTGCCATGACCTTTGTCCTACTCTGGAGCACAGGCAACATTCTCCAGGTCTTCTTGATCTGCCGCCCCTTTAGGGCTGCCTACGACCCCATGTCAGCTCCGGACGCCGTGTGCGGTAGTCAAAAGGCATCCTTCATTGCCATTGGTGCCTTCAATGTCGTCACCGACATGGTTATTTTGACGCTGCCTTTGCCTACCGTCTGGGGTTTGAAGATGAGCTGGACTGCCAGAGCCGGTCTGACGGGCGTTTTCTTGATCGGTTTACT CACTTCCGTCGTCGCCATCATCCGTATCGTCACCCTTGTTGGCCTCGATATGAATAACCTCACTGGCACCATGATCTATGCCGATTTCTGGTCTACCGTTGAGCCTAATCTGGCTATCCTCTGCGTTAGCATGCCCATGTTGGGCTCTCTTTGGGCCCGCTGCACCACACGTCGAGGAACCACCAAGCTGGGTCCCTCGAATTCAGACGGCACGGCTACTTTTGGCGGCACCAAGAATTCTGGCTTTAACAGGCTCAAGAATAACAGCCACTtggccgaggaggacaaCATTGGCCTTGAGAATCTGTACGCCTCCAACAAGGATGTCCACCACCAGTCCGCTGTTGCGGCTTCCGGGGAGAAGGAGCATCGCGGTCATCACAACAGGCTGGGGAACCTCAGCAGGGATGACGGGTCGGAGGTTGAGCTGACCGCCGAGCCGGGGTCTTTCAAGGATCCTGGCGTTATTACGGTTCAGACGAAGTGGACCATTTCCGTTGACCAGAACCAATAG